The Xanthomonas sp. DAR 34887 genome has a segment encoding these proteins:
- a CDS encoding 30S ribosomal protein THX gives MGKGDRKTAKGKRYNASYGNSRSHSVSKVAVGAAAPVAKKSVVKAPAAKKAVAKKTVAKAG, from the coding sequence ATGGGTAAGGGTGACCGCAAGACCGCCAAGGGCAAGCGCTACAACGCCAGCTATGGCAATTCGCGCTCGCACAGCGTGAGCAAGGTGGCCGTGGGCGCAGCTGCGCCGGTCGCCAAGAAGTCGGTGGTCAAGGCCCCGGCGGCGAAGAAGGCCGTGGCCAAGAAGACGGTCGCCAAGGCCGGCTGA